tgagcattcccaaattccccagtgTGCACCACACTCAGTGTGTCACCAGCATTCCCAtgtcctgctgccctgagcactcccaaattccccagtgTGCACACACTCAGTGTGTCACCAGCATTCCCAtgtcctgctgccctgagcattcccaaattccccagtgTGCACCACACTCAGTGTGTCACCAGCATTCCCAtgtcctgctgccctgagcactcccaaattccctcagTGTGCACCACACTTAGTGTGTCAGCAGAGTCACCAGCACTCCCAtgtcctgctgccctgagcattcccaaattccctcagTGTGCACCACTCAGTGTGTCAGCAGAGTCACCAGCATTCCCATGTCCCTGCTGGCTTAGGcactcccaaattccccagtgTGCACCACACTCAGTGTGTCACCAGCATTCCCAtgtcctgctgccctgagcactcccaaattccccagtgTGCACCACACTCAGCGTGTCAGGAGTGTCACCAGCATTCCCAtgtcctgctgccctgagcactcccaaattccccagtgTGCACCACACTCAGTGTGTCAGGAGTGTCACCAACACTCCCAtgtcctgctgccctgagcactcccaaattccccagtgTGCACCACACTCAGTGTGTCAGCAGAGTCACCAGCACTCCCgtgttcctgctgccctgagcactcccaaattccccagtgTGCACCACACTCAGTGTGTCACCAGCACTCCCgtgttcctgctgccctgagcactcccaaattccccagtgTGCACCACACTCAGTGTGTCACCAGCATTCCCAtgtcctgctgccctgagcattcccaaattccccagtgTGCACCACACTCAGTGTGTCAGGAGTGTCACCAGCATTCCCAtgtcctgctgccctgagcactcccaaattccccagtgTGCACCACACTCAGTGTGTCAGCAGAGTCACCAGCACTCCCAtgtcctgctgccctgagcactcccaaattccctcagTGTGCACCACACTCAGTGTGTCAGCAGAGTCACCAGCACTCCcatgtccctgctgccctgagcactcccaaattccccagtgTGCACACACTCAGTGTGTCAGGAGTGTCACCAGCATTCCCAtgtcctgctgccctgagcactcccaaattccccagtgTGCACCACACTCAGTGTGTCAGGAGTGTCACCAACACTCCCAtgtcctgctgccctgagcactcccaaattccccagtgTGCACCACACTCAGTGTGTCAGCAGAGTCACCAGCACTCCCgtgttcctgctgccctgagcactcccaaattccccagtgTGCACCACACTCAGTGTGTCACCAGCACTCCCgtgttcctgctgccctgagcactcccaaattccccagtgTGCACCACACTCAGTGTGTCACCAGCATTCCCAtgtcctgctgccctgagcattcccaaattccccagtgTGCACCACACTCAGTGTGTCAGGAGTGTCACCAGCATTCCCAtgtcctgctgccctgagcactcccaaattccccagtgTGCACCACACTCAGTGTGTCAGCAGAGTCACCAGCACTCCCAtgtcctgctgccctgagcactcccaaattccctcagTGTGCACCACACTCAGTGTGTCAGCAGAGTCACCAGCACTCCcatgtccctgctgccctgagcactcccaaattccccagtgTGCACACACTCAGTGTGTCAGGAGTGTCACCAGCATTCCCAtgtcctgctgccctgagcattcccaaattccccagtgTGCACCACACTCAGTGTGTCACCAGCATTCCCAtgtcctgctgccctgagcactcccaaattccccagtgTGCACCACACTCAGTGTGTCACCAGCATTCCcatgtccctgctgccctgagcactcccaaattccccagtgTGCACCACACTCAGTGTGCCAGCAGAGTCACCAGCATTCCcatgtccctgctgccctgagcactcccaaattccctcagTGTGCACCACACTCAGTGTGTCAGCAGAGTCACCAGCACTCCcatgtccctgctgccctgagcactcccaaattccccagtgTGCACCACACTCAGTGTGTCAGCAGAGTCACCAGCATTCCcatgtccctgctgccctgagcactcccaaattccctcagTGTGCACCACACTCAGTGTGTCAGCAGAGTCACCAGCACTCCcatgtccctgctgccctgagcactcccaaattcccccagtGTGCACCACACTCAGTGTGTCACCAGCATTCCcatgtccctgctgccctgagcactcccaaattccccagtgTGCACCACACTCAGTGTGTCACCAGCATTCCcatgtccctgctgccctgagcactcccaaattccctgtGTGCACCACACTCAGTGTGTCAGCAGAGTCACCAGCATTCCCAtgtcctgctgccctgagcactcccaaattccccagtgTGCACACACTCAGTGTGTCAGCAGAGTCACCAGCATTCCCAtgtcctgctgccctgagcactAATGGCCTGCAGAGGCTCCTGGCAGCCACCACCATTAGGGTAACATCCCCCAGCTTTTAAATCAGGAGGTGCACAGTGGTTGCTTTCACACATTATCCTGCCAAAGCATGGGGCATGGAATAACTCTCCTCCTGTAATTTCAGACATGACAGACAAGACCCATTTCATCACACAGCTAAAGAAGCCTTCCTGTTATCCTCCCTCAGTATTTGTTTctatattttaaaggaaaatgtaTAACTTCAGATCCACACCTGAATGAGAAGGGGATGTGTGGGCCATCGGTCAATTATGCTCCACTTCATCTTGGGCTTCTCCCCTCTCTGGTTATAGTAGCGATAAATGGCATTTAAACTGCTTCCTGAAACAGAGGATTCACAACACACGTTCAGCCAGGCCACCAGCAAGCTGTCAGACTGGAACAGCTCGGCAGCAAGCTGTaatcatattttaaaatgctgccTAATTAAAACCCAGCCGTAAATCAGAGCTGAGGGTCTCCAGTGGGAACAATGACACCGCAgctcacacagcacagcaggctggCCAGAGCTCCCacggctgccccacagcccagggctcacCTGTGGTGGAGCAGCTGTACTGGGGGTACTGCGTGAAGGCGATGGCCCTCTGGATGCCGTCCCTCTCCATCTGCTCCACGGCCTCCTCGGTCAGCGGGTGCACGTAGCGGAACCCGATGTAGTACTTGTGAGGGGCTGCACACACacggcagggcagggacagggacagtcacAGAAACACATTGGTACACATTGTCACACACGCAGAACAGCGGGCTGGACTGCTGACATTAACCTGATGGTGTTTTCTGACATTAACCTGATGGTATTTCCTGGCTGCTTTGGTAAAGCTCTGCCATGTAAGCACATTTCTGGTACCTCACTGGGCTGTGATTAGGATTTAAAAGTGATTTATAGTATGGTTTGCTTCTGCAGGAGCATCACTTGCCTGCTTCTCCTGCACTTAGCAGAGGCACAGTTCCCAGCCTGGACAGAGCCCCGGTGCCTCACAGGGCAAGTGCTGGTTTTAAGGCCATAAAGGTAAAACAGTGTCAGTAGCAGAAGCTGAATGAACACCCCGAtgccctcacagccccagctgccctccctgccctgcacgcCTGCTCTGATGGCACccaagcagcagagcagtgaaTCAGGAACACGGGCTCTCCCTTCCTGAATCTGGAGGGCTTTCATAAAAAGCTGCATGGCTTTAACACCTAATTCTGGCAGCAATGTGATTCTCCCTGAGGACATCTCAGGTTCCTCCTTTTTTTATCTCCAATCTTTTGGGTGCCAGCTTTGGGAGCATGGCTTGGCTAGGGACGGGAAGCGGGCAGGGGAGgtttgctggtttgttttttaaagtggaGGACAGAGGTTCTTAGGAGAACAAAAGCAAAGTTTCTTTGTCAGGGTTTCCAGGTCAGTGGCTCTGAACTAACATTTATCAGGTTTCTGAAGGAAGCAGATGTCCCGTGCTTGGGCTCCACTCCGTACATTTGTGCAGGATTCAGAAACAGGTTCAgtcagccccagctctctgcaggaggcaggggagctcccagctgggagcagcagcaaataAAGACCCAACTTCAGGAGCCCTTGAGCCAGTAAGCCCATTACCATCTCTGAATGGCAATAAGGACAGCAGTCTGACTGAccacagcagggactggaggagTTTAACCTGGCAAAGGACATTTTGGGAGGAACAGGGCCAGCCTGGAAGCAAtgccctcccagtgccaggTTTTGTCCAGGGCATGGGCAGCAAAGAGAGGTGCTGGTGTCTGTGCACAGGCTGTTTAAATAATAGCGCTCAGCACATTCTATTGTTAAACTGCAGCCACTGTCAAGTCAAAAAGGAGCCTCCAGAGGACTTATCAGGTGGGAGAGGTGCCCAGAGAAGGGTGTGACTGCACAGAGAGCGGTCACCAAACAAAAGCAAGTGGGAGCGGGACACTGGGAAAAGCAGATAAACCTCCCAAGCCTTATCTGCAGAACCTGCTGCGAGGCTGACCCTTCAGGGCTGCTACTCCAAGGGCACTCCTGCCTCGGGTGACACAGCAGGCCTCAGGCTCTGACTGCACCTGCAGGGGCCCCAGCTCAAACTGATGCTAGCAGGCACAGTGGCACAGGCTATCCCATGccagccatccctgcagggagggactctgtgacacagagacagggcaaGCAGGCTGCGCTCACGTTTGAAGGTTTTCCATCACGAAGGACTGGCAAAGGGAGCATCTCCTTCCCTGCCACCCAGGCTGCCCAGCCTTATCTCCTGCAGTGTCCCCGGGTGGGGCTCGCTGCTATCGCTCAGCCTGCCCTGCACTGCCCATCTACAAAGCCCTGTctgtgctccagctgtgctcctctcagccctgcagcagctgctgagaacAGCACTCTGAGCTCCCTCCCACGCCCACCTTGGTGCTCACATGAAATAcattccccttccctcccctctcggCCTCAGCCACTTGTCCTCAGTGCAGGCCTGCTCAGGCCCCAGCAGGGCTCACAGGGCAAGGCACggtgcctggcagtgccacacaCCGAGGGAcactgctggcacctgaaaataaCACACTGAGTCTGCCACAGCCATCTTCCCATGGTCACGGGAGAGACAGAGGTGGCTCCCCGAGCCCAGCCTTCCATAACAACCTCACCATGAATGGAATCCCTCCTGCACTGTGTCTGCCACGGGATttcccagcagggagggaacgCACACCGCCCCACGAGGAAACCAGGCAGCCAAAGCTGCTTTGCAGCAAACGGTCCCGAGCCAGAGAGCAGAAGCAGCCCGTGGGGGCCGAGCAGAGCAGTACCAGTGCCAGGAGACATGCTGTCCAGCAGCTTCACCATGCCCTCTCCCTGCAGCGCCGTCCACTTCTTGATGGGGGAGCCGCCGCCGATGCGGCTGTACTGCTCCTGGATCTTGGGCGTGCGGCGCCTGGCGATCAGCGGGGCCAGCTTGCTGCAGCAGAGAGGGGCGTGTGACCAGCCAGCCCGAGCCCCCTCCCGcgctctgccctgcagcctctgcctaATGCAGCATGGCTTGTCTGCTGCTTGCTCCACCACCCTTCCCACACCTCGGCCTGCAGTTAACACAGAACAGCCACGGCACGCCCGACCCAGAGGGCTCCAGCACCGTCCCCTGCACTGACTGCTCTCGCGGGGAGTGCTGCCCTCCACAGAAGGAAATATTCACAGCAACACCCAACACCGCCTGTACCACAGCAGATCCCAGTGCTCCTCACTTCTGAACGGGAAGGGTCATCAGATCCCTGTCCAGGAAGAGACGCAGCAGGAAATCGTGGACGTCGTCCAGCCGCTCCGGGCCTCCCATGTTCAACATCAAGATCCCTGTCTTAGGTTTCCTAGGAAAACAAGAGAGATTCCCAATCCTAGTGACCCACTGCTTGTATTTTTATTACAATGACAAAACAGCCAGCTCATCCTCCCACATTTGCCTTTTGCAAAGGCAGCTCCTATCCCAAGGCTCCTCCTGCTTATGTAAACACTTGCACTAGGAACAGGAATGGCCAGACACAAGTATCTACATgatctttgcttttttaaaaggaaaccaCTTTGTAACACAGACTTTCGCTGGAAACACACTAAGAAAGCTGTCTCACGGCTGCTGGCTCTAAGGAGGTTATAAAACAGGGTCTCAGCTGTGCATTCCAACCAAACCAAGCAGCAGCTTCCCCGGAAAGCAAATGAGCCACTCACACAAGTCTTTGTCTTCATTACTGTGGGGACACATCTCAtctcctgcagcactgacagcagcaaGGAGCCTTTCTACACACCAATCCATTGCAGGGCCAGTTGTGTTTGGGTTGGGCTTTTCCAGAATGGAATTTCTATCTGGGTGCAGGTCTGGCACACTGTTGTAAGGATCACATcccacagggcacagcagcacagatggTGGTATCAGCATTTACAGAATGGGTGAGAGTTGTGATCAGCAGCcaatttccccatggaattgTTTGCCCTGCCCAAGGGAGCCCAGAGATCAGTCTCTCAGTTCCCCAGCAGATGGTTCAGGTTGCACAGGGAGCTTTGCCCTTTTGTTAAGGCCAAAGTCTCACAGCAGGGCACTGAGAGGAGCCAGGCCTGCCCCAGTGTTTCGGGACCTCAGCTTCCATTCCCTTTCTGCTGGAGTGCGTATCAGAAGGAACGAGACCCAGGAAGCAGGATGACAATGAACAGTGATGACAATGAatgtccctgcactgctcctgcagcacctcaggCCTGACAAGGGCCTGgctcaggggctgtgcaggagcagggctgtccctgcccagcaggcTGAGCGCAGGCAGGCAGATAGACAATCAGAcacacacagcagcccaggCCGGCTATCGGGACAGGCAGGGCccgcacacacacagagcacaaacACCTCATACACAcccacagggcacacacacctCATACACAcccacagggcacacacacacagagcacacacacctcatacacacccacacacccacagggcacacacacctCATACACAaccacagggcacacacacacagagcacacacacctCATACACAcccacagggcacacacacacagagcacacacacctCATACACAtccacagggcacacacacctCATACACAcccacagggcacacacacacagagcacacacacctCATACACAtccacagggcacacacacctCATACACAcccacagggcacacacacctCATACACAcccacagggcacacacacacacagagcacacacacctCATACACAcccacagggcacacacacacagagcacacacacctCATACACAtccacagggcacacacacctCATACACAtccacagggcacacacacctCATACACAtccacagggcacacacacctCATACACAcccacagggcacacacacctCATACACAcccacagggcacacacacacacagagcacacacacctcatacacacacacagggcacacacacctCATACACAcccacagggcacacacacctCATACACAcccacagggcacacacacacacagagcacacacacctCATACACAcccacagggcacacacacctCATACACAcccacagggcacacacacacacacagagcacacacacctcatacacacccacacacccacagggcacacacacctCATACACACCCACAGGGCACACAcccacagagcacacacacctCATACACAcccacagggcacacacacacagagcacacacacctCATACACAcccacagggcacacacacctcatacacacccacacacccacagggcacacacacctCATACACAcccacagggcacacacacctcatacacacccacacacccacagggcacacacacacgcagACCCACcgctcctggggctgctcccgcGGCCGCGCGCTCTCTGTCACCGCCGCCGCCGTGGCCTGGCCTCTCCATCGCAGCGGCACCcgcagctggctgcagctcctcagcactGCGGAGAGACACAGCCCTGTCAGTGCTGATCCCCCTGGGAGCACACAAACCCCCAGCACTGTCAGTGCTGATCCCCCTGGGAGCACACAAACCCCCCAGCACTccaaaacccaaagcaaagCCTTGCTCATCTCATAACTCCAAAACACCCGGTGAAACAAGGGGCTGACGCTGAGG
This DNA window, taken from Zonotrichia albicollis isolate bZonAlb1 chromosome Z unlocalized genomic scaffold, bZonAlb1.hap1 SUPER_Z_unloc_1, whole genome shotgun sequence, encodes the following:
- the LOC102060775 gene encoding ferrochelatase, mitochondrial isoform X2 — protein: MRAAKMAAAAAAAARHLLRSCSQLRVPLRWRGQATAAAVTESARPREQPQERKPKTGILMLNMGGPERLDDVHDFLLRLFLDRDLMTLPVQNKLAPLIARRRTPKIQEQYSRIGGGSPIKKWTALQGEGMVKLLDSMSPGTAPHKYYIGFRYVHPLTEEAVEQMERDGIQRAIAFTQYPQYSCSTTGSSLNAIYRYYNQRGEKPKMKWSIIDRWPTHPLLIQCFADHIQKELNLFPPDKRKEVVILFSAHSLPMSVVNRGDPYPQEVGATVQRVMEKLNYSNPYRLVWQSKVGPMPWLGPQTDETIKGLCQRGKKNMLLVPIAFTSDHIETLYELDIEYAQVLANECGVENIRRAESLNGNPLFSKALADLVCSHLQSNEVCSRQLTLCCPLCVNPVCRETKAFFSSQPL